In Episyrphus balteatus chromosome 4, idEpiBalt1.1, whole genome shotgun sequence, the sequence ttaaaactaattttttgttttatttacaaagTACACAACCTAAAAGTGGTCaggatttaatttgttttgggcattaaattccattttaaattattttttattttacaatttaatttaaaattataaattaatagaAGCGTTgaattaaagatttttattttatataaactttTAAGGAAAAATGGCATGTGTTTGTTAGGTTTGCAATGAATTTGAGAATTTATaaaggttaaagttttttttcactttgggttatttttaatgttttttttctggttttcaACTATAAAAAACAGTCTTCAATAAgccttcaacaattttttaaaatttttgtttttttatatttatttacagtgaagaaatttagttttttgttagGAATAATACAGGATTAGGAGAAAGGAAcacatttaaaagatttaacagattttatatggattttttttttgttatttaattgaTGATATGTTAAATATTgatatagtttttattttagaattaaaaaaaaaatataataaatataacaataataaaaacaatatagaataaaataaaatacaaaaaatacaagaaaacaaaaaaaaaatacttaaaatgaaaataaaaatttgtaaatttgaataagttttgaaaagttttacATTCAATTCGCAAGACTACGTCTGTAGTCTTGAAAATTTGTGAAGTATTTGCTAGGGTTATAGATAACTAAAGTTGGAATTggcttaaataatttaattgaactCAATATGagttcaattaaattaattcaaattgcttaaaatgtagctttggtgaataaaaatcattttgttattccactaatttgtatttttcattaATAACATACCAGCTTACATTTACATTAGAAATCCATTCCATATCAaatcattttgatatttttgtgtcAAGAGAAAAATCCCAATTAGACTTGTGCCCCAATAAGAGTTTTatagaaaaacatttttcaagctattcaaaatcaaatttgaattttgtattgCATATTTTACGGGTATCgtcaacaaaaatgttattctttgtTGCATACTTTAAGGATTTATAAGAAATAGATGTTTTACTCAGTGAATATTTtcatcgaaaatatttttaaatagaacCCCTTGCAACAAAAAGTATGCAACAAAATTCATCGATTGGTTGGTTCTAAAATGCTGCATACTTTTAGGCCAGTATTTATGAATTTGCTTATTGATGGTATTTGGCTAGGTGATGTTGTTGTTTGTAACGATtgaactgaaatttttttaccgttcagttttttttgttgtatatttcTAGGCTCATTCATTCTGCTGGATTTTCTTTATAAGCCTCAAAActtccacacaaaaaaaaaaacaacattttcaacAACTTGGTAActcaaataaatacaaaaaaacggGTCCCATCCTTGCATCAGTCTGATCGTAATTAACTCCATAGACAGCAAGAAATTCGAACAGTTCGTCagataaaaatcaaattcaaattttcatcTTTTTAGTTGTTTCTACATTTTTCTATCATCAAATTTCTATTTTTCGCTGCAAGCACACTGCATCTTGATAATTTATTAATACAGAGATACACTTCCTTGTGCATCatcaaatttaagtttttgtatttttttggctATTGTTCTCCAGatgcaatataaaataaacgcAATGTTTAACGGTGTTACAAACTTTCAaaggaaaacttttaaaaacctCATTTTTTCAATACTCCCAAGAAACTCTAAAACAATagaaactgaaaatttaaaaaaactaaaattaaaacaactaaaaatttaattttttataatttgatttgttttattttttcattttgttttttattttttttttttcgaattatttatattaattttcttaaaaaactaaattaacaaacgaaaaaaaaaaattaaattttataatattttctcctttcaacttaaattttaaaacaattattatttttttttttaaattaaaatctacaaaattaaatgaaataacttaaacttaaaaagtcttctttttaattaatattaaatgttttttaagtttttatttaattccttaattttaaatacatcaCAATGTTGTCACAACTAAAATgaaattcttaatttaaaatctaaaaaaaataatacaaaataatatttacaaaaaataatgaaaaaataaattaataaggtACAAGAATAAATAATTGTGTTGATggatttttgtaataattttttggaaaaggaTATCTACTACAATAAGCTCTCacatttcttttaattattttttttttatttttttactcatattcacatatttaaatattttttaaatatttttttttatttacactaaaaaagataaaagaagaaaggacacaaaaaaagaaaaatcatgaaataaaaagaaaaaaaaaaggatatttacaAAATGTCAGaggaattttaatttatttcattgtttcCTCATTAAATATTCGAAGAAGGAACTCTtgactgttttatttttttttttttatttttttttcgtttatttcattgaggcttttgcttacttttgccatttttactttatttttttctttgtttgtttttttttgtgttgttgtatttacAGGATCACAATATGTACAAATGTCCTTGTTTTATCTTCTCTCCACATCTCATTTTCgttttcacaagaaaaaaaaaattatccttcCTTAAGTCTAtggtttttttctcttttttttttatttacaattttggatCGACTCCTTACTCGATTCCAACTCTTCTCACGCCTTGGCTGTTGTTGTATTACAGTTGACTACGTCTGTGCTGGTTGTTGTTGGTGTAGTTGTTGTTGCAAGGACTGTTGTTGGCTGTTGGATAGAGTCCGAGTTATTATTCGGACTTCGATCAACATTCATGTCCTTTGGACATGCAGAcgatgatgttgatgttgatgatgatgatgatgtggaTGTGGTGGATGTTTGTGGGGCAGGGAGTTGTTGGTTCGAtgatggttgttgttgttgttgctgcgaCTGCTGCTTTGACTGTCGTCGATTCCAGCCAAAATTTAAAGCAGCCGTTAGTTTGTTCTGACCACTGCCATTGCCACTGCTACCACTTCCTCGAATTCCCCCACCCACACCTCGACCAATTGATGAGGCCGGTGTGCTGCTGTGATGATGACTATATCCCGAATCGGAGCCAAAACTCGAATCACCCCCGCCGCCAACGCTGCTTCCTCCTCTCGAGTACAATTGATGGCTgtgctgctgatgatgatggtgtcCTGTCGCTGCTGctgcatgatgatgatgatgctgatgtGTGTTCGGTCGATAGGAGCCCATGATCCCTGCGGAACTCGTATAGTCTGGAGCAATATATTCTGGATATGATAGTGGCCCACCGCCACCAACCAGTGCCGTCGCATTGCGTCCAACTGTGTTCGGCAGCAGCTGATGTTGTTGCTGTCGGGCACACGAGTCGTAGAGGTATCCTTCATGGAAAATAGGTTCCGCATAGCCGTAGGTCGGTTCAATGGGATCCATTGGAGGAACTATTCGTCGGCGGTCAATGCTTCGTGGATTCGTCCTGGAACGCATCGAACTCAACAAGTTACTGGCTGCATAGTACGGCTGGGGATAGCGATTCGGATGATTGACTATGTTTCGTTCACGGAAGATTGTCGCCACCGCCGAAGCTGGATGGTGGAGTTGATTGTTGATGCGATTACGCCGTTCGACTTCGTTCTCCAGCGTATTGTAGTATTGGGCACGATTGTTGTTAATGTTgtttgtattgttgttgttgtttaagttGTTATTCAGACTGTGATGGTGGaaggtgttgttgttgtaggcCAATGACATAAGATTGTGATTCCTATTATCGTAGAGATGATTCTGTGCCATTGGCACAGCCATCATATCGCCGACTAACTGTTCTGACCCCGCTGATGTATTGAACTCGTCCATGCTCGAACTGACGGCTACCGCTGTTGGTTGCTTATGGCGGTTATTTTTGCGATTATTGTTCTGTCTGCCGGTTGTGTGCCGCAATACGCCTGACAGAATTCCAGCCGTTCGACTTGGTGCATTATTGTTTGTTGTTAGCGATGAGGAGGCTGATGTTGATGTGGCAGCAGATGTCACTGTTGTAGTGTCATTGTGTGTATTGGATGAAGACGAAGATGATAATAGGGAATTTCGTTCTTGACCGTTgccattgttgttgttgtttggttgCGACCCACTGATTCGTTCGTGGTAGATTGTTGAGACAGGTATTGTTGATGCTGTATCAGAGATGGATTTGTTAAAGGATCTCTCACCGGGTAGGGAGAGTTCATCTTCGGCAAAATCATCATCGGAATGCAGTGGTGGCTCGGATTCAGCGTCAGAATCACGTCCGGGACCGAGTTCTTCGTAGACATTGTCATTGGAACGATATGGATCGGGTCCGGGTGATGATGAGACTAGGAATGGTGGTGACCTCGTCATTGGATAACCGCTGGGATAGTGGATTCCTTTTGAATGATGCAACATCTGAAAGAGAGAACAGAAAATGGGGGAAATTAGATTTTTGGTAAAGAAACATAGAGACTTTAGTGATGTTTTGGTGGTGGTTTGATTGTGATGGGTTCTGGACGAAAACGAgtcttttgaaatgaaattttgtgaaaacagGAATAATTGAAAAGAgctgttttttgtgttttcctttgaaaattaaaatttttaggtGAAAACTAGAcaaataaaagtaatttttggaatAGTAGTCTTATTATTGTCTGTATGATAAAGTTCTctcaatttatttgtaaaaactAACTTTTGGAGAGTTCCTAAAATTTTGGAGAGTTtcctatttttaatatttttataaagatttcataacatttttttaatttttgctatcACTTTCATTCTTATAAGAATAGATACTTGAATAATTaggttttttgtattaaaactaGTCGTTTACTTTTTGGagagtttaaaattaaaatgttcttcataaaatttttactttttagtcttactttcgtttttttttaagcaaagtGGTTTTGacttacatatgtatgtatgtattacttttggagagtttttatttttttttttttagaattgaatttttatatttcggGAGAGACATTCTTCTCTTAAATATCATTTTTAACACATTTGGTAACGTTTTCAAGGTTTTTATGATGTGATTGAAGTAAATTCTTAAACAAATTTGTGGAGAGTTTATAAATATGGAgagtttttaacaattttggaGACTTTTAAAAGCATAGCCCTGAGTAACCATTgaaaacttaaacatttttttctagagattttttttagattttttttcaatttcgtcGAGTTAATGTAGAATTTTGCATGaaattgttttgaaagaaattgaaatttgttggagagcttttttttcaaaaaaattttaatcgaaaACCATCCCCTTtctcttctttcaaaaaaagaagacaaaatcGGATTTGAATTGACATATTTATATCTGAGATCCTTTTTTCCTATCAAAAATTTATCTGAAATATTCGTATCCTACTTCCTTTTTTCTTACACTTCCTTAAATCTCGTCCTGTTTGATGCAAGAGTGCACAAATgacatgaaccaaaaaaaaaaaaacaaatctactTGATCCTTGCATTAAAAAgctgagaagaaaaaaatcacttctttGTATCGAGTTTTATGCTTTCAAGGATTTGAATCAatgtaacgtttttttttttcacagataaatCCCACTTGTCAtgtcaattgaattttttaaacaaacattcAATTTAATAAGTGTCAAATAATATCCTTTATGtaattattagatttttttatttctctctaCTTGACATACATTTCCTCTTGGAATTGTATTTACACATAAGTCGACATTAATTGCACTCGAAGGCATATAACAGAAAAAAggcaaatacacaaaaaaataaaaattgcattgaCAGGACAtgtgaagacaaaaaaaaatcaattaaatcgaATTTGACAACATTCACAGGATTTGCGCTGAGaatgaattatttaaatatatttattttttttttttattttttgctgtaAAGGATATTGggtaggtatgttttttttttacatccctctggtatcaaattaaattaaattaaaacgagCGAAGGAGGACAAATAAACCAACTCAacatgagcaaaaaaaaaaaaaaatggataagaGCATTCTCGTTAATCATCCTTAATCACAAGCGTCATCGTATGCTCCTGAATGTTGTATAGGTAGGAACTACTACTCACAACAAAATAATGTATATCGGAAGGACATTGTCGATTAATGCAATCGcaggatttatttatttttttttgtaattttaaaacatcagttttgttgatattattttttttttacatgaaaaaGGGGGAAGACAGGATATACAAAAGGGGTTGGTTGGTTTCGTTGATAAATAAATGTCaacccttatttttttttttatatgtaggttattttttaaacataaacacACAAACtggttgataaaaaaaaacacacacaaacacattgaTAAATTTAAATCGTCAAccttttgtcctttttttttgctttgtctTTTCGATTAAAGTTCTgtgtctattttgtttttttttttaaggttaaaaGTGTGCTTAAATTCAATAAGCAAATATATACACGGTTGGTAGTGTCAATATCCTGTCAATATTTACGATATTATCCGCACAACAGTTTGTGTTTTAATGCTATCCTGTCTTTGTTGAttgatttatatatatttttttttattccagaaaaaaaaaaatggggtcAGGATTTAtattatcctttttttaaatcgaattttaaatcattttttgttttaaatttaaattaaattaaaattttcctgataaatcatttttatttaaatagaaaagaaaagtcgttttccaataattttgtttaaattaattaaaggaATTTTCTAAgaattaattctttaaatttattcatgtatttttcttgtttttttttttttttttaatattcaccaTATAATCAATGCAGAAAAACACAAGGacaaaggataaattttacaaaaaataaaaaaaaagcaggaaaatttattaaaatctctCTCCACCCACGACGTAATATGGGTTCCTCATTAATATTCAAAAGGCTATTCgttgcaaataaaacaaaaacaaggacTCCAAAAAAAGGACATAAAAAGACGAAACAacaaacacaataaaaaaaaaatacacgttGGCGTTTCATATTATTTTCCATTGAATAAAGAACATAACAATGCAAATAAAGTGCGTCCTttattcctgttttttttttttttttgttttttttttattttatttattttcgtgTCTTTCTTGTTTCcaattttatgtatatattttttttttctgttcaaagCTATGTTATCTCTtcaaaaggac encodes:
- the LOC129918352 gene encoding probable serine/threonine-protein kinase DDB_G0282963; its protein translation is MWEMYEDHIECDECGGPGPPPKFMIPPPPRPPSLDYGIINTNCNEEEMALKAAASAQSWDSDMCEAIPILDASLYSSQSLQTSAIIAVFSLLLVLVVLISSLFVWKNKRKVQNFLPCKTPTRGPHMNGGLPGGHSVTYEDPDAHLGHRPLVMRHHHNVEMLHHSKGIHYPSGYPMTRSPPFLVSSSPGPDPYRSNDNVYEELGPGRDSDAESEPPLHSDDDFAEDELSLPGERSFNKSISDTASTIPVSTIYHERISGSQPNNNNNGNGQERNSLLSSSSSSNTHNDTTTVTSAATSTSASSSLTTNNNAPSRTAGILSGVLRHTTGRQNNNRKNNRHKQPTAVAVSSSMDEFNTSAGSEQLVGDMMAVPMAQNHLYDNRNHNLMSLAYNNNTFHHHSLNNNLNNNNNTNNINNNRAQYYNTLENEVERRNRINNQLHHPASAVATIFRERNIVNHPNRYPQPYYAASNLLSSMRSRTNPRSIDRRRIVPPMDPIEPTYGYAEPIFHEGYLYDSCARQQQHQLLPNTVGRNATALVGGGGPLSYPEYIAPDYTSSAGIMGSYRPNTHQHHHHHAAAATGHHHHQQHSHQLYSRGGSSVGGGGDSSFGSDSGYSHHHSSTPASSIGRGVGGGIRGSGSSGNGSGQNKLTAALNFGWNRRQSKQQSQQQQQQPSSNQQLPAPQTSTTSTSSSSSTSTSSSACPKDMNVDRSPNNNSDSIQQPTTVLATTTTPTTTSTDVVNCNTTTAKA